In Vogesella indigofera, the sequence ACGTGTTCGTGCCGGACGGCAAGGCAAGGGAAGCGACATGAACCTGGCGCGCTTCGGCGGCACGCTGTTCCTGCGCCTGGCGGCGCTGGTGGTGCTGGCGGTACTGGCCAGCCAGGTGTTCACGCTGTGGCTGACCGAACAACAGAAAAGCGCGCTGCTGGCGCGGCAGCTGTACGCGCAGGTGCTGGACACGCTGGCCGACTACGAGGAGGCGCTCGACCGGCTGCCGGCGGCGGAGCGCGACGCCTTCCTGCTGCGCAACAACCTGCCCGGCCTGCCGCGGCTGCTGCCGCTGGCACAGGCGCCGGCACAGACCTTTCCCGCCCCCGCCTTTACCGCACCGCTGGAAGCCTGGCTGGGCAGCGCCGTCGGCGAGCCGGTCAGCGTGCGCATGAGCCGCGCCGAACGCCGTGAGCTGTGGATCAAGGTACCGGTGCTGGACAGCCACTACTGGCTGGTGATGCCGCTGCGCCGCTACCTGCCGCCGGCGCTGCAGCCGACGCTGCAGGCCGCCGGACTGGTGGCGCTGCTGTCGGTGCTGGCCGCCTTCGCGCTGGCGTGGCGCACCACGCGGCCGCTGAGCCGGCTGGCCAATGCCGCGCGCCACCTCGAAGCCGGGCGCATGCCGCAGGCGGTGCCGGTCAGCGGCCCGCGCGAGGTGCGCGACGTGATCGAGCGCTTCAACACCATGGCGCTGGCGCTGGACAAGGCCGCCAGTGAGCGGCGGCTGATGCTGGCCGGGCTGTCGCACGACCTGCGCACGCCGCTGACGCGGCTGAAGCTGGCGGTGGAGCTGCAGGACGACCTCGGCGACAAGCCGGGCATGCTCAACGACATCGACGAGCTGTCGCGCATCGTCGGCCAGTTCATCGACTTCGCACGCAGCGAGGAAACGCGGCCGCTGACGCCGCTGGCGCTGGG encodes:
- a CDS encoding ATP-binding protein, producing the protein MNLARFGGTLFLRLAALVVLAVLASQVFTLWLTEQQKSALLARQLYAQVLDTLADYEEALDRLPAAERDAFLLRNNLPGLPRLLPLAQAPAQTFPAPAFTAPLEAWLGSAVGEPVSVRMSRAERRELWIKVPVLDSHYWLVMPLRRYLPPALQPTLQAAGLVALLSVLAAFALAWRTTRPLSRLANAARHLEAGRMPQAVPVSGPREVRDVIERFNTMALALDKAASERRLMLAGLSHDLRTPLTRLKLAVELQDDLGDKPGMLNDIDELSRIVGQFIDFARSEETRPLTPLALGELIDNVLTKFRRDDMDVAWQRRDATINGDALALQRLLSNLLENARRYGRSPFSVSLQPGAGHCELRVHDCGAGIAPELQQAALTPFERLAAHRGSDGGSGLGLAIVSRVVAQHGGSLRFDYPPDGGFAVVITLPTLADAG